Proteins from a genomic interval of Ancylomarina subtilis:
- a CDS encoding BlaI/MecI/CopY family transcriptional regulator, with protein sequence MKQMTKAEEQVMQILWDLKESNVRSIVDRFDTPKPAYTTVATVLKVLEKKGFVTKIAQGKTHLFLPQITKEEYSGQQMGSLLKDYFNGSFSKMASFFAKENNLSISDLEEMIEMTKKEINKNK encoded by the coding sequence ATGAAACAAATGACGAAAGCCGAAGAACAGGTGATGCAAATATTATGGGATCTGAAAGAAAGCAACGTGAGAAGTATTGTGGATAGATTTGATACCCCAAAACCTGCTTACACAACTGTAGCAACAGTTCTAAAGGTTCTGGAGAAAAAAGGTTTCGTAACTAAAATAGCACAAGGAAAGACACACTTATTCCTTCCTCAAATTACAAAAGAGGAATATTCCGGACAACAAATGGGGAGTTTATTAAAAGACTATTTTAATGGATCATTTTCAAAAATGGCATCCTTTTTTGCTAAGGAAAACAACTTGAGTATTTCTGATTTGGAAGAGATGATTGAGATGACGAAGAAGGAAATCAATAAAAACAAATGA
- a CDS encoding FecR family protein codes for MSFDFKNIDNYSDDEFLNSLPEIELPYSKSKDEVWAEMMTEIDKTKAPVNKTKRLWVVYSLAASLVLVLASAAFMRFYSVTQYCPKGEHMSVLLPDKSRVELNANSSLSYHPYWWQFAREVKFEGEAFFNISKGNRFDIISRYGSTRILGTSFNIYTRKNNYKVTCFTGKVKVFSNLTQDEVVLYPKDYASINRNGQIELEKGINVKEKTMWRDHIFFFTGTPIQHVFEEIELQYDIRIIKNGLSDISYTGNFKKSNSVDEILNWVCLPLGLEYSKLSSKKFIVRPKQTK; via the coding sequence ATGAGTTTTGATTTTAAAAATATAGACAACTATTCTGATGACGAGTTTTTAAACTCATTACCAGAGATTGAATTGCCTTATTCAAAATCGAAAGATGAGGTTTGGGCTGAGATGATGACTGAGATTGATAAGACTAAAGCTCCGGTTAATAAAACCAAGCGTTTGTGGGTGGTGTATTCACTTGCTGCAAGTCTGGTGCTTGTACTAGCCAGTGCCGCTTTTATGCGTTTCTATTCTGTAACCCAATATTGTCCAAAGGGTGAGCATATGTCTGTTTTATTACCAGATAAAAGCAGAGTGGAGCTTAATGCCAATTCAAGTTTAAGCTATCATCCTTATTGGTGGCAATTTGCACGAGAGGTGAAATTCGAAGGAGAGGCCTTTTTTAATATCAGTAAAGGAAATCGTTTTGATATCATATCGCGTTATGGTTCCACTCGTATTTTGGGTACAAGTTTTAATATCTATACTCGCAAGAATAATTATAAAGTAACTTGTTTTACCGGAAAAGTTAAGGTCTTTTCAAATTTGACTCAGGATGAAGTGGTTTTGTATCCTAAAGATTACGCCTCGATCAATAGAAATGGTCAAATTGAATTGGAAAAAGGAATCAATGTCAAGGAGAAAACCATGTGGCGAGATCATATCTTTTTCTTTACAGGTACGCCCATTCAACACGTTTTTGAGGAGATTGAATTGCAATACGATATTCGAATTATAAAGAATGGTTTGTCGGATATATCCTATACGGGTAACTTCAAAAAAAGCAATTCAGTAGATGAAATATTGAATTGGGTTTGTTTACCTTTAGGATTAGAATATTCGAAACTTTCATCAAAGAAATTTATTGTTCGTCCAAAACAAACCAAGTGA
- a CDS encoding SPOR domain-containing protein, with amino-acid sequence MKYPFYLLSLVFVFCISSLDAQTYETSQSHDSLDQQVQDTIHMKKTQFYKGDVEFIERLRQDEEGQGKVRILEDYRIDDLLKIDRAENSESPGFQGYRIQVFSGGGRDREKAFSIRQDLEEHFPGERVYVKYQAPDFRVRIGNFRNKFEAMYLYKQCVKLYPYCYLVKDQINLVDLELEQKSVTDEIE; translated from the coding sequence ATGAAGTATCCTTTTTATTTACTTAGCTTAGTATTTGTTTTTTGTATATCATCCCTGGATGCACAAACATATGAAACAAGTCAGAGTCACGATTCTCTTGATCAGCAAGTTCAGGATACCATTCATATGAAAAAGACGCAGTTCTATAAGGGAGACGTTGAATTTATTGAGAGACTGAGACAGGATGAAGAGGGGCAAGGAAAAGTAAGAATTCTTGAGGATTATCGGATTGATGATCTGCTTAAAATAGATCGAGCTGAAAATTCAGAGTCGCCTGGATTTCAAGGGTATCGAATTCAGGTTTTCTCAGGAGGAGGACGTGATCGGGAGAAGGCATTTTCCATTCGTCAGGATTTGGAAGAACACTTTCCTGGTGAAAGGGTGTATGTGAAATATCAAGCCCCTGATTTTAGAGTGCGTATTGGCAACTTTAGGAATAAATTCGAAGCCATGTACTTGTATAAACAATGTGTGAAATTATATCCTTATTGTTATCTAGTGAAGGATCAAATAAATTTAGTTGATCTTGAGTTGGAACAAAAAAGTGTGACTGACGAAATAGAATAA
- a CDS encoding M56 family metallopeptidase, with translation MNDLYIYLLKSSAALALFYGVYHFFLQDEKFYKGIRFYLSSSLLMAFILPLIKMNFEVAGSANHSNIVLLLNAINLSSKANESAALLENISTTQLITGFYAFISFILILRSVVRICKTQKIIKNNPKDEFEGQELIKVNEDTPNFSFLGKIAINNQNFNTESFKNIIAHEKVHVEQKHWIDLLLVELTSIILWFNPFVWLFERAIKQTHELLADEGVIAQGCDIGQYQASILNQIMGIEVMGLANNFNCSITKKRMIMMTKTNTSKNRMLRLLFIIPAIAIALTLNLKCTSETEKPVEEDLITMSKGDQTTIKSEMVNGEQIFAICEDMPQFPGGDKALQTWIAQNVKYPAEAQKNNIEGRVYISFVVNKDGAVKDVKIARGASPSIDAEALRVISAMPKWTPGKQRGEAVSVQYTVPINFSLQ, from the coding sequence ATGAACGACCTGTATATCTATCTGTTAAAATCATCAGCTGCTTTAGCTTTGTTTTATGGGGTTTATCATTTCTTTTTACAAGATGAAAAATTCTATAAAGGGATTCGGTTTTATCTAAGCTCTTCTCTTCTAATGGCTTTTATATTACCGCTTATCAAGATGAATTTTGAAGTTGCTGGTTCTGCAAATCATTCGAATATTGTTCTTCTTCTAAACGCAATCAATTTAAGCAGTAAAGCAAACGAATCAGCAGCCTTATTAGAAAACATCTCAACAACACAATTAATCACCGGATTTTACGCTTTTATTAGTTTCATCTTAATCCTAAGATCCGTTGTTCGAATCTGCAAAACCCAAAAGATTATAAAAAACAATCCAAAAGATGAATTTGAAGGACAAGAATTAATTAAAGTTAACGAGGATACGCCAAATTTCTCATTCCTTGGAAAAATTGCAATAAACAATCAAAATTTTAATACCGAATCATTTAAAAATATTATAGCACACGAAAAAGTACATGTGGAACAAAAGCATTGGATCGATCTGCTTTTGGTGGAATTAACAAGCATTATTTTGTGGTTTAATCCCTTTGTCTGGCTCTTTGAGCGTGCTATAAAACAAACGCATGAATTATTAGCTGATGAAGGAGTTATTGCGCAAGGCTGCGACATCGGACAATATCAGGCGAGTATTTTAAACCAAATAATGGGTATTGAAGTGATGGGCCTGGCCAATAACTTCAATTGCTCTATTACTAAAAAACGAATGATAATGATGACGAAAACCAATACATCAAAAAACAGAATGTTAAGACTCCTGTTTATCATACCGGCAATAGCGATTGCTTTAACACTTAATCTGAAGTGTACATCTGAAACTGAAAAGCCAGTTGAAGAAGACCTTATTACAATGTCAAAAGGGGATCAGACCACAATTAAATCAGAAATGGTAAATGGAGAGCAAATTTTTGCTATATGCGAAGACATGCCCCAATTCCCGGGAGGAGATAAAGCCTTGCAAACCTGGATTGCTCAAAACGTAAAATACCCTGCTGAAGCACAGAAAAATAATATTGAAGGCCGTGTTTACATCAGCTTTGTTGTTAATAAAGATGGTGCTGTTAAAGATGTAAAAATCGCAAGAGGAGCATCACCATCAATAGATGCAGAAGCGCTTCGTGTTATAAGTGCAATGCCTAAATGGACTCCTGGCAAACAAAGAGGTGAAGCAGTAAGTGTACAATACACAGTCCCAATCAATTTCTCATTGCAATAG
- a CDS encoding response regulator transcription factor — translation MEKEIKVLLAEDDANLGLLLKEYLVAKGYNTTLCEDGDKAYDAFLKNPFDIGIFDVMMPHRDGFTLAKDIRLINSEIPIIFLTAKSMKDDVLEGFKLGADDYMTKPFSMEELLVRIEAVLRRAGGKSENKQEEFKLGRFLFDSKKQLLHDGDKTIKLTTKESELLKLLCNNANEVLERNFALKTIWLDDNYFNARSMDVYITKLRKHLKPETNIEIINVHGKGYKLIM, via the coding sequence ATGGAAAAAGAAATAAAAGTCTTATTGGCTGAAGATGATGCAAATCTCGGCCTTTTGCTTAAAGAATATCTAGTAGCTAAAGGCTACAACACGACCTTATGCGAAGATGGAGATAAGGCATACGATGCATTTTTAAAAAACCCTTTTGATATTGGTATCTTCGACGTGATGATGCCTCATCGTGATGGCTTCACATTGGCTAAAGATATTCGCTTGATCAACTCTGAAATTCCAATTATCTTCCTGACTGCAAAATCGATGAAAGATGATGTTTTGGAAGGATTCAAGCTAGGAGCAGATGATTATATGACCAAACCATTTAGTATGGAAGAACTTTTGGTTCGTATTGAGGCTGTGCTAAGAAGAGCGGGAGGAAAATCTGAAAATAAGCAGGAAGAATTCAAATTAGGTCGCTTCCTTTTCGATTCAAAAAAGCAATTGTTACATGACGGTGACAAAACGATTAAGCTCACTACCAAAGAATCGGAACTTCTTAAATTGCTTTGCAACAATGCCAATGAAGTACTGGAGCGTAATTTTGCACTTAAAACCATATGGCTCGACGATAACTATTTTAATGCACGAAGCATGGATGTTTACATTACAAAACTTCGTAAACATCTTAAACCGGAGACAAACATCGAAATTATTAACGTACATGGTAAAGGCTATAAGCTGATCATGTAA
- a CDS encoding amidophosphoribosyltransferase — protein sequence MSDQLKHECGIALVRLRKPLEYYQEKYGTWQYGIQKLCLLMEKQHNRGQEGAGAASIKIDQQPGTKYIHRHRSNGNQPIKDVFDSIYGDLATVRATNPEKFEDAKWAKENVPFAGEVYLGHLRYGTFGRNSIDFVHPVKRENNWRSRNLVLAGNFNLTNVDELFNLLVSLGQSPSDYTDTVTILEKVGHYLDEENQLKFRQYKNEGYSSQAISPLIEDNLDVQKVLASASRDWDGGYAIAGMFGHGDSFVMRDPWGIRPAYYYQDDEIVVVASERPVIQTALNVRAKDIKEIEPGNGVIIRKNGDVAEVPVRVPQKRRSCSFERIYFSRGSDKDIYLERKKLGQLLTPAILDSIDHDIANSVFSFIPNTAETAFYGMMEGVRNHLQEDKMRKIHELNGEWTEEKLQEIISVEPRVEKIAVKDVKLRTFISGDEGRDDLVGHVYDVTYGIVRNDVDNLVIIDDSIVRGTTLKKSILRILDRLHPKKIVVVSSAPQIRYPDCYGIDMTRMGDFCAFNAAIALLKERNMENIIDEVYQKCKAQENLPKEEVMNYVTEIYKPFTPEEISDKISEQLTPDEMHAEVKIVFQSVDNLHAACPENNGDWYFTGDYPTPGGNKVVNTSFINYVEGNTKRAY from the coding sequence ATGAGTGATCAACTTAAACACGAGTGCGGAATAGCTTTAGTCCGTTTGCGTAAACCTCTTGAGTATTATCAGGAAAAGTATGGGACTTGGCAGTATGGAATTCAGAAGCTTTGTCTGTTGATGGAGAAGCAGCATAATAGAGGACAAGAAGGAGCAGGAGCCGCAAGTATAAAAATCGATCAACAGCCGGGTACGAAATATATTCATCGCCATCGTTCAAACGGGAATCAACCTATCAAAGATGTATTCGATAGTATTTATGGCGATTTGGCAACAGTAAGAGCAACTAATCCCGAAAAATTTGAAGATGCAAAATGGGCAAAAGAAAACGTTCCTTTTGCAGGTGAAGTTTATTTAGGTCACCTTCGTTACGGAACTTTTGGTCGTAATAGTATCGATTTTGTTCACCCGGTTAAGCGTGAAAATAACTGGCGTTCTCGTAATTTGGTTTTGGCAGGGAATTTCAACCTGACTAATGTTGATGAGTTGTTTAATCTATTGGTATCACTGGGCCAAAGTCCAAGTGACTATACGGATACAGTTACTATTCTTGAAAAGGTTGGTCATTATCTTGATGAAGAAAACCAACTGAAATTCAGACAATATAAAAACGAAGGTTATAGCTCTCAAGCTATTTCTCCTCTTATCGAGGATAATCTCGATGTTCAGAAGGTTTTGGCGAGTGCGTCTCGTGACTGGGATGGTGGTTATGCCATTGCAGGGATGTTCGGACATGGTGATTCATTTGTGATGCGCGATCCATGGGGAATTCGTCCAGCATACTACTATCAGGATGATGAGATTGTGGTGGTTGCTTCGGAACGTCCGGTGATTCAAACTGCTTTAAATGTTAGAGCTAAAGATATTAAAGAAATCGAACCGGGTAATGGTGTTATTATTCGTAAGAATGGTGATGTAGCAGAAGTTCCTGTTCGTGTTCCACAGAAAAGAAGATCTTGTTCATTTGAACGTATTTATTTCTCAAGAGGATCTGATAAAGATATCTATTTAGAGAGAAAAAAGTTAGGCCAGTTATTAACGCCGGCTATCCTTGATAGTATCGATCACGATATTGCGAATTCAGTTTTCTCTTTTATTCCTAATACTGCTGAAACAGCTTTCTATGGAATGATGGAAGGTGTTCGTAATCACTTACAGGAAGATAAAATGCGAAAGATTCACGAACTAAATGGTGAATGGACTGAAGAAAAGCTTCAAGAGATTATTTCCGTTGAGCCTCGTGTTGAGAAAATAGCCGTAAAAGATGTCAAACTCAGAACTTTTATTTCAGGTGATGAGGGGCGTGATGACTTAGTTGGTCATGTTTACGATGTGACTTATGGTATTGTTCGTAACGATGTTGATAACTTGGTTATTATTGACGATTCAATTGTTCGCGGTACAACTCTTAAGAAAAGTATCTTAAGAATCTTAGATCGATTACATCCAAAGAAAATTGTGGTTGTGTCATCGGCACCACAGATTCGTTACCCGGACTGTTATGGTATTGATATGACACGAATGGGGGATTTCTGTGCTTTTAATGCAGCAATTGCTTTGCTAAAAGAGCGAAATATGGAGAATATCATCGATGAGGTTTATCAGAAATGTAAGGCTCAGGAGAACTTGCCTAAGGAGGAGGTGATGAATTATGTGACTGAAATTTACAAACCATTTACTCCTGAAGAAATCTCAGATAAGATATCGGAGCAGTTAACTCCGGATGAAATGCACGCTGAGGTGAAAATTGTATTCCAGTCGGTTGATAACTTACACGCAGCATGTCCTGAAAATAATGGGGATTGGTATTTTACGGGCGACTATCCAACGCCTGGTGGAAACAAGGTTGTGAATACTTCATTCATCAACTATGTTGAAGGAAATACAAAGAGAGCCTATTAA
- a CDS encoding RNA polymerase sigma factor, with amino-acid sequence MNQDHFKYLFDTYFDAIRNYLYFRSGDSDLATDIAQECFMRVWEKRKSFKDPPTKALLYKIANDFFISRYRKDVVAQNYIANARQNDQMESPEEILQYKELRCKYELALSQLSEKQRIVFLMSRTEGFKYSEIAERLNLSVKAVEKRMKHALHFLKEALKNESIYK; translated from the coding sequence TTGAATCAAGATCATTTCAAATATCTTTTCGACACCTATTTCGATGCGATACGAAACTATTTGTATTTTCGATCGGGTGATTCAGACTTGGCAACTGATATTGCACAAGAGTGTTTTATGCGGGTGTGGGAAAAGCGTAAAAGTTTTAAAGATCCTCCAACTAAAGCCTTGCTGTATAAAATAGCGAATGATTTTTTTATTAGTCGATACAGAAAAGATGTTGTTGCTCAAAATTATATTGCAAATGCCAGACAAAATGATCAAATGGAATCGCCGGAAGAAATTTTGCAGTACAAAGAGTTGAGGTGTAAATATGAGTTGGCTTTAAGCCAGTTATCTGAAAAACAGAGAATCGTTTTTTTAATGAGTCGGACAGAAGGCTTTAAATATTCTGAAATTGCAGAGAGATTAAACCTATCAGTAAAAGCTGTTGAAAAACGAATGAAACATGCCCTGCATTTTTTGAAAGAAGCATTGAAAAATGAAAGTATTTATAAGTGA
- a CDS encoding sensor histidine kinase, translating into MSKKYIWLVTIVLAISLCGLIFIQIKYYQSTAKIKEDQFILTVSKALDEVVDELESDDEAKSILEGSSSNQPTNGVNRKKKIYSSGYKIDLPLNPGQHPTAEVSYYQENKILYKKETELNSKSFNELIKKMQDPQSLYSIMGNQFQTSRMATHMARSNMPLKERIDLNSIQKLIKEKLKNNGIKLDFEFAVKSDNNLFVKKSKDYFNYNHLEKYSKQLFPNDLFKNSHYLYIFFPGLHKYILRSYTMLFPSLILSMILILCCAFTIFIIFRQKRLSKIKNDFINNMTHEFKTPISTISLASQMLRDSSVTTTATSINNMAKIINDESRRLSYQVEKVLQMAIFNEGRLKLKLKAVNVHKIIENLMPNFTIRVEDRKGNTYQHLDAREDLVMLDEVHIGNLISNLLDNAIKYSKDAPEISISTRNKDKGIVISITDNGIGISKEDQRMVFERFYRVHTGNVHDVKGFGLGLSYVKRIADAHGGHVSVESSLGKGTKFEVYLPFKK; encoded by the coding sequence ATGAGCAAAAAATACATATGGTTAGTAACAATCGTTTTAGCGATATCATTATGTGGTCTGATCTTTATTCAGATCAAATACTACCAATCTACAGCAAAGATTAAGGAAGACCAGTTTATACTTACAGTAAGTAAAGCGCTCGACGAGGTTGTTGATGAATTGGAATCGGATGATGAAGCCAAAAGTATTCTCGAAGGCAGTAGCAGCAATCAACCGACAAATGGTGTCAACAGAAAGAAGAAAATTTATAGTTCCGGATACAAAATAGATTTACCTCTGAATCCTGGTCAACACCCAACTGCTGAGGTCAGTTACTATCAGGAGAATAAAATTCTTTACAAAAAGGAAACCGAACTTAACTCAAAAAGTTTCAATGAGTTAATAAAGAAAATGCAGGACCCTCAGTCTCTGTACTCAATTATGGGAAATCAATTTCAGACATCCCGAATGGCCACCCATATGGCTCGTTCAAACATGCCTCTGAAAGAACGAATTGATCTGAATTCAATCCAGAAACTGATTAAAGAAAAATTAAAAAATAATGGAATTAAATTAGATTTTGAATTCGCTGTAAAATCAGATAATAATTTATTTGTAAAGAAATCAAAAGACTATTTTAACTATAACCATCTTGAGAAATATTCCAAGCAATTGTTTCCCAATGATTTATTCAAAAACTCACATTATTTATACATCTTTTTCCCAGGATTGCATAAATATATTCTGAGGTCGTACACCATGCTATTTCCTTCATTGATTCTATCAATGATCTTGATTTTATGCTGTGCCTTCACAATCTTCATCATATTCAGACAGAAGCGTTTATCCAAAATAAAGAACGACTTCATCAATAATATGACGCATGAGTTTAAAACGCCTATTTCAACCATCTCGTTAGCCTCTCAAATGCTTAGGGATAGCTCAGTAACAACGACAGCTACCAGCATCAATAATATGGCTAAAATCATCAACGATGAGAGTAGAAGATTAAGTTATCAGGTTGAAAAAGTCTTACAAATGGCTATCTTTAACGAGGGGCGTTTGAAACTGAAATTAAAAGCTGTTAACGTTCATAAGATTATTGAGAATCTAATGCCTAACTTCACCATTAGAGTTGAAGATAGAAAAGGAAACACTTACCAGCATCTTGATGCCAGAGAGGATCTTGTCATGCTGGATGAAGTTCATATAGGCAACCTCATATCGAACCTACTTGACAATGCCATAAAATACAGTAAGGATGCTCCTGAGATAAGCATCAGTACAAGAAATAAGGATAAAGGAATTGTAATCTCAATTACCGATAATGGGATTGGCATATCAAAAGAAGATCAAAGAATGGTTTTCGAACGTTTTTACAGAGTACACACTGGAAATGTTCACGATGTTAAAGGCTTTGGACTGGGACTATCCTACGTAAAAAGAATTGCCGATGCTCACGGTGGACACGTTAGTGTTGAGAGTAGCCTTGGAAAGGGCACAAAATTTGAAGTATACCTGCCATTTAAAAAATAG
- a CDS encoding TonB-dependent receptor has translation MRLKIVILLSFVFAIGLSSYSQEIKVQAKQEGLNQVLIDLRDRYAVQFSFDDELLSKFIITTSQTFPKVEDAIKFLLKNTSLAYQYTDGIFLIYADTRKKKYYLKGHLYDIETNESLPYSHLSINDIPQVSDMSGGFSFTSDENENLHLQASHLGYFILDTVLNTNQSHKLFLQPAQTDLAEILVSDKMVQNFIKIGNEAGKISLNHKIVNFLPGNGDNSVFELLRMQPGIAASNEQSDRVIIWGSYDGETQVLFDKITLWGLKNSYQDIGDINPLMVKHIEVEKGGYDARYDGRVGGFVNITGKDGSKIKPAFNLILSNVTANASFELPLSKKSSLIAAYRQTYYNLYENESVEPLGLNSQNNSRGATNFSLVPDYQFRDMNLKYSYSGAKGNSFQVSLLRGTNEYDYSFNEGQYNHIKKSKNEDSEQFGASILYNMQWHKGGRSELFLTSSGLTSSYNNLVEVSRLRNQVTEIRRKDDRNTNIVEYKAGLRHDFNLSKKILVQTGMTYLYNKIEYSEDSLDVSTMNYDSNFGRLSGFFQNKIFLNKDLTAKIGVNLSYPTLINQLYVDPRLSLSYKLSETVSVNSAWGIYRQFMSRSIILDDEGNRREFWVGADNETIPVLNSQHWVFGSSYHQDDFTMSLEAYHKYTKGHTRYFRNRRIEGITIGRSQTYGLDLYLKKTIDKHAFWLAYTLGRTEEKFEYGKVQTYQRALHDQTHELKFAGLVNIGRFYCSANYIWGSGFPSYDELQNTIVSEQDYSRLDASIIYKMKPQRFKTEFGVMFLNVFDRENLNYFDSEQVKIGQETILSINEKTTPFSVRLFLRLGF, from the coding sequence GTGAGATTAAAAATTGTCATTCTACTCTCGTTTGTTTTCGCTATAGGACTCAGCTCGTATTCTCAGGAAATTAAGGTTCAGGCGAAACAAGAAGGCTTAAATCAGGTTTTAATTGATTTAAGAGATAGGTATGCTGTGCAATTCTCTTTTGATGATGAGTTACTCTCTAAATTCATTATTACGACATCCCAAACTTTTCCTAAAGTTGAAGACGCGATAAAATTCCTATTAAAAAACACCTCACTTGCCTATCAGTACACTGATGGTATTTTTCTCATTTATGCAGATACGAGAAAAAAGAAGTACTACCTTAAAGGGCATCTCTACGATATTGAAACCAATGAAAGCTTGCCTTATTCACATCTGTCAATAAATGATATTCCACAGGTTAGCGATATGAGTGGTGGTTTTTCTTTTACATCTGATGAGAATGAAAATTTGCATTTGCAGGCTTCTCATCTGGGCTATTTTATTTTGGATACCGTTTTAAATACCAACCAAAGTCATAAGCTTTTCCTTCAACCTGCTCAAACAGATTTAGCTGAAATATTGGTGTCTGATAAGATGGTTCAGAATTTCATTAAGATTGGGAACGAGGCTGGTAAAATCAGTCTGAATCATAAGATCGTAAATTTTTTGCCTGGTAATGGTGATAATTCCGTGTTTGAGCTTTTGCGAATGCAGCCTGGCATTGCAGCCTCAAATGAACAATCTGATCGTGTGATTATTTGGGGATCTTATGATGGTGAGACTCAGGTTTTATTTGATAAAATTACACTTTGGGGACTGAAGAATTCCTACCAGGATATTGGGGATATTAATCCGCTTATGGTTAAGCATATCGAAGTTGAAAAAGGAGGCTACGATGCACGTTATGATGGGAGAGTTGGTGGTTTTGTTAATATCACGGGTAAGGATGGGAGCAAAATCAAACCTGCCTTTAATTTGATTTTGAGTAATGTTACAGCCAATGCTTCATTTGAATTACCTCTGAGTAAAAAATCATCTTTAATTGCAGCATACCGGCAGACTTATTACAATTTGTATGAAAATGAGTCGGTGGAACCTTTGGGGCTTAATTCCCAAAACAATTCCCGAGGAGCGACAAATTTTAGTTTGGTTCCTGATTATCAATTTAGGGATATGAATTTAAAATATTCCTATTCCGGTGCTAAGGGGAATAGCTTTCAAGTGAGTTTGCTTCGTGGAACGAATGAATATGATTATAGTTTTAATGAGGGGCAGTATAATCATATTAAAAAGAGTAAGAATGAAGATTCAGAACAATTTGGTGCTTCAATTCTATACAATATGCAGTGGCATAAAGGAGGTCGAAGTGAACTATTTCTTACAAGTTCTGGTTTAACATCTTCTTACAATAATTTGGTTGAAGTTTCCAGGCTAAGAAATCAGGTGACTGAAATTCGTCGTAAAGATGATCGGAATACAAATATTGTGGAATACAAAGCCGGATTAAGACATGATTTTAATCTCTCAAAAAAGATTCTTGTTCAAACGGGGATGACCTATTTGTACAATAAAATTGAGTACTCCGAAGATTCTCTTGATGTGAGTACAATGAATTATGATTCGAATTTTGGGAGACTTAGTGGATTTTTCCAGAACAAAATTTTCCTTAACAAAGATCTAACGGCTAAAATAGGAGTAAACTTAAGCTACCCAACTTTAATAAATCAATTGTATGTTGATCCTCGACTATCATTGAGTTACAAGCTTTCTGAGACTGTTTCGGTAAATTCAGCCTGGGGTATTTACAGGCAATTTATGAGCCGCAGCATTATTTTGGATGATGAAGGAAATCGCCGTGAATTTTGGGTTGGAGCAGATAATGAAACCATTCCTGTTTTAAATTCTCAGCATTGGGTTTTTGGAAGCTCTTATCATCAGGATGATTTTACTATGAGTCTGGAAGCGTATCACAAATATACAAAAGGTCACACGCGTTATTTCCGAAATAGAAGAATTGAAGGGATAACAATTGGTAGAAGTCAAACCTATGGGCTCGATTTATATCTAAAAAAGACGATTGATAAGCATGCATTTTGGTTGGCATACACACTTGGCAGAACCGAAGAGAAATTTGAATATGGGAAGGTACAAACGTACCAGAGAGCTCTTCACGATCAAACTCACGAGTTAAAGTTTGCCGGTCTGGTTAATATTGGACGGTTTTATTGTTCTGCTAATTATATATGGGGGTCCGGTTTTCCATCCTATGATGAATTGCAAAACACAATTGTGTCAGAGCAGGATTACAGTCGATTGGATGCTTCTATCATTTATAAAATGAAGCCCCAAAGATTTAAAACAGAGTTTGGGGTGATGTTTCTAAATGTGTTTGATAGAGAAAATCTTAATTATTTCGACTCAGAGCAGGTTAAAATAGGACAGGAAACGATTTTGAGTATAAACGAAAAAACGACTCCTTTTTCGGTGCGTTTATTCTTAAGACTTGGTTTTTGA